In Geobacillus kaustophilus, a genomic segment contains:
- a CDS encoding ABC transporter permease — MISAKEEADLFRPIDRSKLQSDAIQRPSLSFWKEAGLKIIKNKMAMFGALLLLCIVIMAIIGPHLVPYSYDDQSLTNGNQPPSSKHWFGTDDLGRDMWSRTWYGARISLTVGFVAALIDLVIGVLIGGVSGYMAGRGKLGDRIDNILMRIVEVLYGIPYLLVVILLMVVMEPGLWTIIVALSITGWVGMARIIRGQILQLKQQEYVMAAQKLGTSHAKIIFRHLLPNTLGIIIVNLTFTIPQAIFAESFLSFLGLGVQAPFASWGTMANDALGVILSGQWWRLFFPGLMISLTMFAFNVFGDGLQDALDPRRK, encoded by the coding sequence GTGATTTCAGCGAAAGAAGAGGCCGACTTATTTCGTCCTATCGACCGTAGCAAGCTTCAGTCAGATGCCATTCAAAGACCGAGTCTCAGTTTTTGGAAGGAAGCCGGTTTGAAAATCATCAAAAATAAAATGGCGATGTTCGGGGCGTTGCTCTTATTATGCATCGTTATTATGGCCATTATTGGACCTCACTTAGTTCCATATAGTTACGATGATCAAAGTTTAACGAACGGAAATCAACCGCCTTCCAGCAAACATTGGTTTGGAACAGATGATTTAGGGCGAGATATGTGGTCGCGCACATGGTATGGCGCTCGCATATCGTTGACGGTTGGTTTTGTGGCCGCTCTCATCGATTTGGTTATCGGGGTGTTGATTGGCGGCGTCTCAGGATATATGGCAGGAAGAGGAAAACTAGGAGATCGAATCGACAACATTTTAATGAGAATTGTCGAGGTATTGTATGGCATTCCTTACCTATTAGTTGTGATCTTGCTCATGGTTGTGATGGAGCCGGGGTTATGGACGATCATTGTCGCGCTCTCGATCACTGGATGGGTAGGGATGGCCCGAATTATTCGCGGCCAAATTCTTCAGTTAAAGCAACAAGAATACGTTATGGCGGCCCAGAAACTGGGAACGTCTCATGCAAAAATTATTTTCCGACACTTGCTGCCCAACACGTTAGGAATCATTATTGTAAATTTAACGTTTACGATTCCTCAGGCCATTTTTGCTGAATCATTTTTAAGTTTTTTAGGATTAGGCGTACAAGCCCCATTTGCCAGCTGGGGGACGATGGCGAATGATGCTTTGGGGGTCATCTTAAGCGGCCAATGGTGGAGACTGTTTTTTCCGGGTCTCATGATCTCGTTAACCATGTTCGCTTTTAACGTATTTGGAGATGGCTTGCAAGATGCATTAGATCCGAGAAGAAAGTAG